The Gemmatimonadaceae bacterium genome contains the following window.
GCGCCGCGAGCAGGAGCGCGTTCGGCAGCGTGTCCTGGCGCGCGGCGAGCAAGACCGCGATGGGCGGCGAGTCAACGGCCGGCGCCGGTGGCTGCGCGACGGCCGTCACCAACGCCACGGCAACTGCGATCACGGCCGCACCGGCAGTCCCGCCTGCAACGCGAGCATGATGCGTTCCTGGTTCGCCACCGAGCCACCGGTGATCACCGCCACGAGATTGTTGTTCACCACCATCAGCATCGGGATGGCAAAGGGCGAGGTCCGTCCGGAGGGCGTGGCGCTGCGGGCATCCAGCTGGTCGGTCACGGCCTTGCGAGCCGTGCTGTCCGCATAGATCCAGGCATAGACCTCGCCACCGCCCGCGTTGAGCGCGATTGGCGGCTGCCCCATCCAAGGCGCACTTGGCGGGGCGCCCTCGCGCACGCGCGGCAGCACGCCCGTTCGCACAAGTCGGTCCATCAAGTGCGCCTCGGTCCAGAGCCCCGTCGCCGGCATCGCCGCGGCCCGCGTGGCCGTGGACTCCGCGTCCGCGATGGCCGCGCGCGTCTGCGCCTGTTCGGCCGCCTCGCGGGCCTCTCCGCCACAGGCTGTCGCGAGGATCGGCACGATTAGCTTCAGGAGGTGACGACGCATCCCGAGGGAACTCCGCTGCGGACCGATCCGGTCCGCCTGGACAAGTGGTTGTGGGCGGCGCGCTTCTACAAGACGCGCTCCATCGCTGCCGAAGCGGTGGACGGTGGCAAAGTGTACGTGAACGGCGAGCGTGCCAAGCCCGCCAAGAGCGTTCGGCCCGGTGATACCCTGCGCCTGCGCCTCGGCCCCTACGAGCACGTTGTCGAGGTGCTGGGCACCAGCGAGCGTCGCGGGCCGGCGCCCGAGGCACAGCGCCTCTACCGCGAGACCGACGATTCCCGGAAGGCCCGCGAGCGCCTGCACTGGCAACTCACGAAAGCCGCGCCGGCGATGGAGCCGGCCAAGGGACGGCCCACCAAGCGGGACCGGCGGGATCTGGATCGATTCCGCGACCGCTGAGCCGAGCCCGGCTCGGTGGCGGGTCCCCCCGGCCCCGATTAGGATTCCCCGCGTACCTCTGACCTACCCGATCCGACCATGACGACCAACGACTCGAAGCAGTACGACCCGAACAAGCTGGGCTGGGGATTCGCGGCGGTGATCATCGTGCTCGCCATCGTGGCGAACGTGACCGCGTTCTCGATCCACAAGGCGACGTACCTCAAGCCGGACAAGCCGGCGGCAGCCGCCGCGGCGCACTAAGGTCTGGACAAACGAAGCGCGGGGCGCGAATCCAATGGATTCGCGCCCCGCGTCGTTTCTCCCGGCTACCCGGACGCCGCTCAGTTCTTGTGGCGGAACGTGATGCGGCCGCGGCTCAGGTCGTAGGGCGAGACCTCGACCGTGACGCGATCGCCCTGCAGGACGCGGATGCGGAAGCGCCGCATCTTGCCGGCCATCGTGGCCAGCACGTCGTGACCATTGGAGAGCAGGACCCGAAAGGTCGCGCTCGGCAACACTTCACTGACGGTCCCTTCGAGTTCGATCGCTTCTTCCTTCGCCATATCGTCCTTGTTGCGGGTTGGGTGGTTCCGGACTGACCCCACAATCTAGCCGAGCGGGGCCCCCCGGAACAACGCTCGCCCTACAGACCCGACGAGGGGCCGCCAGCGTCACAACCCCGAGCGCCGCCAGCGGCCGCGGCCAGCAGCGCGACCACCTCACGCACCGTGGACGCCCCCGCATCGCGGTCGTACCAGCCCTGCTTCTCCGACGCGAACTGGGACGTGCCGCCGCCGGCGCGGGCTTCGATGGCCCGCCGTTGCAGCTCGGCCGGCCGCTCGACCCAGCAGCCGACCTCATTGCCCGCCAGGTCCAGCAGGATCACGGTTGGCGTGGCCGCACGCCCATCGGGCGTACGGCGAGCCGCCATCAAGCCCCGCGCCGCATCCGGGTGCACGATGCGGATATCGAGCGCCGGGACTTCCTCGGCCAGCTTGGCCAGGTACGGGATCGTATTGACCGAGTCGCTGCAGGCATCGAGCGCGATGGCGAGGATCAGCCAGCGGCCGGGCAGCGCACGGGCCTGGGCGAGGGCGTCCGCGGGCACCAGGGCGCGCTCCCAGTTGCTGAGCCAGAGCGCCCGACGGGCGCGGGCGTCGGCCAGGAAGCTGTCCCAGGTGACGCCGGACTCGTAGGTCGCGCGCAGCGTGCTGTCGGCAATCGCGGCGCGCGCTGCCACGGGGTCGGCCACCGCCGCGTGCGCTGCCGACGATCCCGGACCGTCCTCAACCTCGCAGCGCAGCGCGGCGGGGATCTCACCCAAGGCGAACGTGAACGACAGCGCCAGCGCGGGGACAAGCATCTGC
Protein-coding sequences here:
- a CDS encoding RNA-binding S4 domain-containing protein: MTTHPEGTPLRTDPVRLDKWLWAARFYKTRSIAAEAVDGGKVYVNGERAKPAKSVRPGDTLRLRLGPYEHVVEVLGTSERRGPAPEAQRLYRETDDSRKARERLHWQLTKAAPAMEPAKGRPTKRDRRDLDRFRDR
- the infA gene encoding translation initiation factor IF-1; its protein translation is MAKEEAIELEGTVSEVLPSATFRVLLSNGHDVLATMAGKMRRFRIRVLQGDRVTVEVSPYDLSRGRITFRHKN
- a CDS encoding thioredoxin family protein, with the protein product MLVPALALSFTFALGEIPAALRCEVEDGPGSSAAHAAVADPVAARAAIADSTLRATYESGVTWDSFLADARARRALWLSNWERALVPADALAQARALPGRWLILAIALDACSDSVNTIPYLAKLAEEVPALDIRIVHPDAARGLMAARRTPDGRAATPTVILLDLAGNEVGCWVERPAELQRRAIEARAGGGTSQFASEKQGWYDRDAGASTVREVVALLAAAAGGARGCDAGGPSSGL